The proteins below are encoded in one region of Pseudonocardia sp. DSM 110487:
- a CDS encoding TatD family hydrolase: MSGAHGRREAPPPPEPLAAATVDSHTHLDACGCVDAADVRAAMDRASAVGVTRAVTVADDLASARWVVQAAHWDDRVVAAVALHPTRTAALTEDDHAEIERLARDPRVVAVGETGLDYYWDYSPPQAQQESFRRHIDLAKRIGKPLMIHDRDAHDDVLRILREEGAPDAVVFHCFSGDAAMARECADAGYVLSFAGPVTFRNARALREAAVVVPEDQLLVETDAPFLTPHPHRGRANEPYCLPWTVRGLADLREVPDEQLAASAGRNAERVFGLAELPPAAEPATPTGDASRSA; this comes from the coding sequence GTGAGCGGGGCGCACGGGCGGCGAGAGGCGCCTCCTCCTCCCGAGCCGCTGGCGGCGGCCACCGTCGACTCGCACACCCACCTCGACGCGTGCGGGTGCGTGGACGCGGCCGACGTGCGCGCGGCGATGGACCGGGCCTCGGCGGTGGGCGTCACGCGGGCGGTCACGGTGGCCGACGATCTCGCCTCGGCGCGATGGGTGGTGCAGGCCGCGCACTGGGACGACCGGGTCGTGGCTGCCGTCGCACTGCACCCCACGCGGACGGCCGCGCTCACGGAGGACGACCACGCCGAGATCGAGCGGCTCGCCCGCGACCCGCGCGTGGTCGCGGTGGGGGAGACCGGCCTGGACTACTACTGGGACTACTCGCCGCCGCAAGCCCAGCAGGAGTCGTTCCGGCGGCACATCGACCTCGCCAAGCGCATCGGCAAGCCGTTGATGATCCACGACCGGGACGCCCACGACGACGTGCTGCGCATTCTCCGCGAGGAGGGCGCGCCCGACGCCGTGGTGTTCCACTGCTTCTCGGGCGACGCCGCGATGGCGCGCGAGTGCGCCGACGCCGGATACGTGCTGTCGTTCGCGGGTCCGGTCACGTTCCGCAACGCCCGCGCGCTGCGGGAGGCGGCGGTCGTCGTGCCGGAGGACCAGCTGCTCGTCGAGACCGACGCGCCGTTCCTCACCCCGCACCCGCACCGGGGAAGGGCCAACGAGCCGTACTGCCTGCCCTGGACCGTGCGCGGCCTCGCGGACCTGCGCGAAGTCCCCGACGAGCAGCTGGCGGCGAGCGCCGGACGCAACGCCGAGCGGGTCTTCGGGCTCGCCGAGCTGCCACCCGCCGCGGAGCCCGCCACACCCACCGGCGACGCCTCGCGCTCGGCGTAA
- a CDS encoding transglycosylase family protein: MVDVPTRARRGADVRARLGRAVSDVEAAEDPYAAWYAGGDPEAPEAVVTAAIDVVPPATPAARSTLTRSRAHRRAQPVEPDRLATGQFRPIVTRPTDGSADDASADPVTSEMRVVAPDDLTGPLPALPAVRTGARLPVVERGTGAHPAVERTGAQRATRDTGGYPAADRVETHPAATGAQPAVERSGSRAATAGTGAHPMVERTGAQAAAAPAVERTGGLRRPAATEVTGPQPAISDVGPEGTGSYRHGGAAHEPPRVAAPAWTAYLNDAPTGPMPAIQDESSTHPIGTVTAPVAVVTAPPAPPAAPAPAEDLEPAVAPRPRPVSELIAAPDVVPRRSRRDRRAVEETSQRRGLLRATVIAVVLAMIGGGASALAADKTITVTVDGQDRIVHTFAGDVGSTLAAAGIELTPRDRVEPAPTAEVVDGDEVIFTHARTLTLVEGASQRDLPIPATTVEEAMQILGLEATPTQMSAPPASQIPLDGFRLELRVPRTVKFTDGTGAPSEVTTMSGTVAGLLVEKGIQLGPDDVSVPSADTPLTEGLDVHIVRNGEGEVVEVRPIAPPEQVIEDAGLPLGKRVVLDKGAPGEQTAIMRVYVQNGQEVRREQVRAGSMTQPKPRVVRLGTNESLRAPLVADGSVWDRLAKCEATGNWAVNSGNGYYGGLQFDAGTWRAYGGTDYAPLPHQASREEQIAVASKVRDDRGGYGAWPACSRRLGLPR, translated from the coding sequence GTGGTCGACGTCCCAACGCGTGCTCGGCGAGGCGCCGACGTACGCGCCCGGCTCGGTCGCGCGGTCTCCGACGTGGAGGCCGCGGAGGACCCGTACGCGGCCTGGTACGCCGGCGGCGACCCCGAGGCGCCGGAAGCGGTCGTCACGGCGGCGATCGACGTCGTCCCACCGGCCACTCCCGCGGCCCGCTCGACGCTGACCCGCTCGCGCGCCCACCGCAGGGCCCAGCCGGTCGAGCCCGACCGACTCGCCACGGGTCAGTTCAGGCCGATCGTCACCCGCCCGACGGACGGCTCCGCCGACGACGCCTCCGCCGACCCCGTCACGAGCGAGATGCGCGTCGTCGCACCGGACGACCTGACCGGCCCGCTTCCCGCCCTGCCCGCCGTGCGGACGGGGGCGCGCCTGCCGGTCGTCGAGCGTGGCACCGGCGCACACCCCGCCGTCGAGCGGACAGGGGCTCAGCGCGCTACCCGGGACACCGGGGGATACCCGGCGGCCGACCGAGTCGAGACCCACCCAGCGGCAACCGGCGCGCAGCCCGCGGTCGAGCGCAGCGGGAGCCGTGCGGCGACGGCCGGTACCGGCGCGCACCCGATGGTCGAACGCACCGGGGCGCAGGCAGCGGCCGCGCCGGCCGTCGAGCGCACGGGCGGGCTGCGCAGGCCGGCCGCCACCGAGGTCACCGGCCCCCAGCCGGCGATCAGCGACGTCGGGCCGGAGGGCACCGGCTCGTACCGGCACGGCGGCGCCGCGCACGAGCCGCCGCGCGTAGCCGCTCCGGCATGGACGGCGTACCTGAACGACGCGCCGACCGGGCCGATGCCGGCGATCCAGGACGAGTCGTCCACACACCCGATCGGGACGGTCACCGCGCCGGTCGCGGTCGTGACCGCGCCGCCTGCGCCACCTGCAGCACCCGCGCCTGCCGAGGACCTCGAGCCCGCCGTCGCGCCCCGGCCGCGGCCCGTCTCCGAGCTCATCGCCGCACCCGATGTCGTACCCCGGCGCTCGCGGCGGGATCGGCGCGCGGTCGAGGAAACGTCGCAACGCCGTGGCCTGCTACGAGCCACGGTCATCGCCGTCGTGCTCGCGATGATCGGCGGCGGGGCGAGCGCGCTCGCCGCGGACAAGACGATCACGGTGACCGTCGACGGCCAGGACCGGATCGTGCACACCTTCGCAGGCGACGTCGGGTCGACGCTCGCAGCGGCCGGGATCGAGCTGACCCCACGGGACCGCGTCGAGCCCGCGCCGACCGCCGAGGTCGTCGACGGCGATGAGGTGATCTTCACCCACGCCAGGACGCTCACCCTCGTCGAGGGCGCCTCGCAGCGCGACCTGCCGATCCCCGCCACCACGGTGGAGGAGGCGATGCAGATCCTGGGCCTGGAGGCCACGCCCACCCAGATGTCCGCCCCGCCGGCTTCGCAGATCCCCCTCGACGGGTTCCGCCTGGAGCTGCGCGTGCCGCGCACCGTGAAGTTCACCGACGGCACGGGGGCGCCGTCGGAGGTCACCACGATGTCCGGCACCGTCGCCGGGCTGCTCGTCGAGAAGGGCATCCAGCTCGGGCCGGACGACGTGTCCGTCCCTTCGGCGGACACGCCGCTCACCGAGGGCCTCGACGTGCACATCGTGCGCAACGGTGAGGGCGAGGTGGTCGAGGTCCGGCCGATCGCGCCGCCGGAGCAGGTCATCGAGGACGCGGGGCTGCCGCTGGGCAAGCGGGTGGTCCTCGACAAGGGGGCGCCCGGCGAGCAGACCGCGATCATGCGCGTGTACGTGCAGAACGGGCAGGAGGTCCGCCGCGAGCAGGTCAGAGCCGGCAGCATGACGCAGCCGAAACCGCGGGTCGTGCGGCTCGGCACGAACGAGAGCCTCCGGGCGCCCCTGGTGGCCGACGGCAGCGTGTGGGATCGCCTCGCGAAGTGCGAGGCCACCGGGAACTGGGCGGTCAACTCCGGCAACGGCTACTACGGCGGCCTCCAGTTCGACGCAGGCACCTGGCGCGCCTACGGCGGCACCGACTACGCGCCGCTCCCGCACCAGGCCTCGCGCGAAGAGCAGATCGCCGTCGCGTCGAAGGTGCGGGACGACCGGGGTGGCTACGGGGCATGGCCGGCGTGCTCCCGCCGCCTCGGCCTCCCGCGCTGA
- the rsmA gene encoding 16S rRNA (adenine(1518)-N(6)/adenine(1519)-N(6))-dimethyltransferase RsmA — MNDAQSRLLGPAEVRALAAELDLRPTKRLGQNFVHDPNTVRRIVKAAELEPDDVVVEVGPGLGSLTLALLPAVRAVHAVEIDPVLAGRLPATAADRAPALADRLTVTAADALGVRAADLPGPAPTALVANLPYNVGVPVVLHLLAELPQLRRGLVMVQSEVAERLAATPGSRTYGVPSAKLAWFAAARRAGPVPRAVFWPVPNVDSGLLAFDRRDPPPGDRVAVFRLIDTAFAQRRKALRSGLAGWAGSPAAAETALRGAGIDPMARAETLSIEDFARLATAKA; from the coding sequence GTGAATGACGCGCAGTCCCGGCTACTGGGCCCGGCCGAGGTGCGGGCGCTGGCCGCCGAGCTCGACCTGCGGCCGACGAAGCGGCTCGGGCAGAACTTCGTGCACGACCCGAACACCGTGCGCCGCATCGTCAAGGCAGCCGAGCTGGAACCGGACGACGTCGTCGTGGAGGTCGGGCCCGGGCTCGGGTCGCTGACACTCGCCCTGCTGCCCGCGGTTCGGGCCGTGCACGCCGTGGAGATCGACCCGGTGCTCGCGGGGCGCCTTCCCGCCACGGCTGCCGACCGGGCGCCCGCCCTCGCCGACCGGCTCACCGTGACCGCCGCCGACGCGCTCGGCGTGCGCGCCGCGGACCTGCCCGGCCCGGCGCCGACCGCGCTCGTCGCCAACCTGCCCTACAACGTCGGCGTGCCGGTGGTGCTGCACCTGCTGGCCGAGCTCCCGCAGCTGCGTCGCGGGCTGGTGATGGTGCAGTCCGAGGTTGCCGAGCGGCTCGCCGCGACGCCGGGAAGCCGCACCTACGGCGTGCCGAGCGCCAAGCTCGCCTGGTTCGCGGCGGCCCGTAGGGCCGGGCCCGTGCCGCGGGCGGTGTTCTGGCCGGTGCCCAACGTCGACTCGGGGTTGCTCGCCTTCGACCGCCGCGACCCCCCGCCCGGCGACCGCGTGGCCGTCTTCCGCCTCATCGACACCGCGTTCGCCCAGCGCCGCAAGGCGCTGCGCTCCGGCCTCGCGGGTTGGGCGGGCTCGCCGGCCGCCGCCGAGACCGCCCTCCGCGGCGCAGGCATCGACCCCATGGCCCGCGCCGAGACCCTCTCCATCGAGGACTTCGCCCGCCTCGCCACCGCCAAAGCCTGA